A genomic window from Streptomyces sp. HUAS YS2 includes:
- a CDS encoding aldehyde dehydrogenase family protein produces MTSPFEYAPAPESRSLVDIAPNYGLFIDGEFTDAADGKVFKTVSPSSEEVLSEVAQAGTEDVDRAVKAARKAFEKWSALPGSERAKYLFRIARIIQERSRELAVLETLDNGKPIKETRDADLPLVAAHFFYYAGWADKLDHAGFGANPKPLGVAGQVIPWNFPLLMLAWKIAPALATGNTVVLKPAETTPLTALFFADICRQAGLPKGVVNILPGYGDTGAALVAHPDVNKVAFTGSTAVGKAIARQIAGTDKKVTLELGGKGANIVFDDAPIDQAVEGIVSGIFFNQGQVCCAGSRLLVQESIHEELLDSLKRRLSTLRLGDPLDKNTDIGAINSEEQLSRITSLVAQGEAEGAERWTAACDIPTAGYWFAPTLFTNVTQAHTIARDEIFGPVLSVLTFRTPDEAVAKANNSQYGLSAGIWTEKGSRILAVANKLRAGVVWANTFNKFDPTSPFGGYKESGFGREGGRHGLEAYLDV; encoded by the coding sequence ATGACCTCCCCCTTCGAGTACGCACCCGCGCCCGAGTCGCGCTCGCTCGTCGACATCGCGCCGAACTACGGCCTGTTCATCGACGGCGAGTTCACCGACGCGGCCGACGGCAAGGTCTTCAAGACCGTCTCCCCCTCCTCCGAGGAGGTCCTCTCCGAGGTCGCACAGGCCGGCACCGAGGATGTCGACCGCGCGGTGAAGGCGGCCCGCAAGGCGTTCGAGAAGTGGTCCGCGCTCCCCGGCTCCGAGCGCGCCAAGTACCTCTTCCGGATCGCCCGGATCATCCAGGAGCGCAGCCGCGAGCTGGCCGTCCTGGAGACCCTGGACAACGGCAAGCCGATCAAGGAGACCCGCGACGCGGACCTCCCGCTGGTCGCCGCGCACTTCTTCTACTACGCGGGCTGGGCCGACAAGCTCGACCACGCGGGCTTCGGCGCGAACCCGAAGCCGCTCGGCGTGGCCGGCCAGGTCATCCCGTGGAACTTCCCGCTGCTGATGCTGGCGTGGAAGATCGCGCCGGCGCTCGCCACCGGCAACACGGTGGTGCTCAAGCCCGCCGAGACGACCCCGCTCACCGCCCTGTTCTTCGCGGACATCTGCCGCCAGGCCGGGCTGCCGAAGGGCGTCGTCAACATCCTTCCCGGGTACGGGGACACCGGCGCCGCGCTGGTCGCGCACCCGGACGTGAACAAGGTCGCCTTCACCGGCTCCACCGCCGTCGGCAAGGCCATCGCGCGCCAGATCGCCGGCACGGACAAGAAGGTCACCCTGGAGCTGGGCGGCAAGGGCGCGAACATCGTCTTCGACGACGCGCCGATCGACCAGGCCGTCGAGGGCATCGTCAGCGGCATCTTCTTCAACCAGGGCCAGGTCTGCTGCGCGGGCTCGCGCCTGCTGGTCCAGGAGTCGATCCACGAGGAGCTGCTCGACTCGCTGAAGCGCCGGCTGAGCACCCTGCGCCTGGGCGACCCGCTCGACAAGAACACCGACATCGGCGCGATCAACTCCGAGGAGCAGCTCTCCCGGATCACCTCGCTGGTGGCCCAGGGCGAGGCGGAGGGCGCCGAGCGCTGGACGGCGGCGTGCGACATCCCGACGGCCGGCTACTGGTTCGCCCCGACGCTGTTCACCAACGTCACGCAGGCGCACACCATCGCCCGGGACGAGATCTTCGGCCCGGTGCTGTCGGTGCTGACGTTCCGTACGCCGGACGAGGCGGTCGCCAAGGCGAACAACAGCCAGTACGGCCTGTCGGCGGGCATCTGGACGGAGAAGGGCTCGCGGATCCTCGCGGTCGCCAACAAGCTCCGCGCGGGCGTCGTCTGGGCCAACACGTTCAACAAGTTCGACCCGACCTCGCCGTTCGGCGGCTACAAGGAGTCGGGCTTCGGCCGCGAGGGCGGCCGTCACGGTCTGGAGGCCTACCTCGATGTCTGA